GGTGTGCACGCCGAGGCCGCCGTAGCCGGCGACCAGCAGCGCGGCGGTGGGGCGCGAGGGGTCGAGGGGCGGCAGCGCGTCGGGGGTGCGCTCCTCGACCGCGGCGACGACCGGCGCCATCTCCCGGTAGAGCTGGGCGAGCTTGCGGCCGAACAGGCGGTAGTGCGAGCGGACGAGGAAGCACAGGCCCAGCAGCAGGGCGGTCACCCCGATGGTGACCCAGCCCCCCTCGCCGAACTTCTCGATCGTGGTGACGACCAGCACCGTCACGCACAGCAGCAGTCCGACGACGAAGATCCCCAGCCGCCGGCGCCAGTGCCGGCGGCTCGCGCGGGACTTCAGCGTCCAGACCGTCATCGCCAGCATCGAGAGCGAGAAGGTCAGGAACACGTTGATGCTGTACATGACGACCAGGCTGCGCAGGTCGCCGTGCGTGTACAGCAGCACCACCAGCGCCAGGGCGCCCATCAGGACGATGCCGTTCAGGGTGGTCAGCCGGCCCGACAGCGAGGCGAAGCGCCGCGGCACCCAGTTGTCCAGGGCCATGTTCGACAGCACGCGCGGGCCGTCGATGAAGCCGGCCTGTGCGGCCACCACCAGCAGCAGCCCCTCCGACACCAGCGTGATCCACACCAGGACCGTGCCGAAGGGCAGGCCGCCGGCCAGCCGCTCGAACAGCACGGCGTTCATGGTCTTGCCCTCGACGGGCGAGACCCGCCACAGCAGGTAGCAGACCAGCAGCCCCGCCGCGGTGAACGACAGCGAGGCGGCCATGTAGCTCATGGTCCGCCGCCCGGTCTTCGCGCGCGGCTCGCGCATGATGGGCAGGCCGTTGGAGACGGCCTCGATGCCCGTGTAGGTGCCGCCGCCCATCGAGTAGGCTTTCAGCAGCAGGGCGGCCATGCCGCCGAGGCCCAGGGTCGCCATCCCCCGCGAGAACCCGCCGCCCACCTCCGCCGCCACGGCCGGCACCTGCCCGGCGTGCGCGAACACGCCGCCCAGGATGGCCGCGGCGTGGGTCAGCAGGAACACCATGAACACCGGCAGCAGGACCATCACCGACTCGCGCACGCCCCGGATGTTCAGCACGATGAGCCCCAGCACGAAGGCGACCTCGGCCGCCGGCTTCACGCCGTGCCAGGCCAGCGGCATGAAGCTGAAGATGGCGTCGCCGGCGGCGGCGATCGACACCGAGATCGTCAGCACGTAGTCCACGAGCAGGGCGCAGCCCGAGACGACGCCCACCTTCTCCCCCAGCAGCTTGGTGGCCACGACGTAGCCGCCGCCGCCGTGGGGGAACTCCTCGATGATGCGCTTGTAGGCCGCCGAGATCACCAGCACGGTGACGGTGGTCATCAGGGCCAGCGCCAGCAGCAGGTAGGTGTGCTCGCCCAGGGTGCGGAAGGCCTCGTCGGGACCGTAGGCGGACGACGAGAGGCCGTCGGCGCCCAGGCCGATCCAGGCCAGGAACGGCACGAGCGTCAAGCGGTGGAAGAGCGAACTGTCGTTCAGACTCTTCGGGCTCCCGAACAGCGCGCGGCGCGCGCGGCCCGGGAACGACAGCGGCTCACCGGCGGACTCGGGCTCCTCCGGGGACGACGGGGGCTTACGGGCGCCCATGGGGCTCCTACTCGACGCCTACGGGGTTAGCTGACGGGCTCGGGCCGAATAGATGCCCTACGCCTTGCGGCGATGCGCCCCGGATTGTGGGTCCCCCGTTCCCGCGCGGCGGGATTCGGCGATGCGTCAGGGACTGACGACACACGCGACATGTGCCATCATCATCGGCATTGCGGGGTCAAGACGGTGTCAAAGCGGGGGCGGGGCGCATCAAGAAAGCATCAAGATCGCCGTAAACAGATACTCCCGTGGAGGTTATCGCCGGTCACCCCAGCCCGGGCGCTTCCCCACAAGAACGGAAGGAGAACACGCATGAAACGAGCGAATCCCCGGCGGAAGCTGTTCGGGAGCCTCGGCGCCGCGGTCCTGCTGGCGGCGATCCTCACCACGGCCGCCGCCGCCGCCGAGCCGGCGACCAGCGCGAACCTGGCGTTCGTCCCGGACCAGAACATCGTCCTGCCGACCCCGACCATGGCCGGCGGCATGCCCCTGATGACGGCCCTGGCAAGCCGGCACTCGTCGCGGGAGTTCGGTCCCGACCCGCTGCCCCTGCAGACGCTGTCGGACCTGCTGTGGGCGGCCAACGGCGTCAACCGGCCGGACAGCGGCAAGCGCACCGCGGCGACCGCGCGCAACTGGCAGAGCCTGGATGTCTACGTCGTGATGGCGGCGGGGACGTACCGCTACGAACCGGCGGGGCACGCACTGGTGGCGGTGCGGCCCGGGGATCTGCGGGCGGCGACGGGAGCGCAGCCGTTCGTGGGCGAGGCGGCGGTGAACCTGGTCTACGTGTCGGACGGGGCGAAGATGCCCGGGGTCGAGGATCCGGCGCAGCGGGCGCTGTACGACGGGACGCACGCGGGGATCGTGGCGCAGAACGTGTACCTGTTCGCGACATCGGAGGGGCTGGGGGTGGTGCTGCGGGCGATGGTGGATCGGGAGGCGCTCGGTACGGCGTTGGGGTTGGCGGAATCGCAGAAGGTGGTCATGGCGCAGAGCGTGGGGCATCCGAAGGCCGGTTCGTGATCACAAGATGTCCAGCCGATGGGCCGCCTGGATGCGATCAGCGATGTCGCGAGGCACGTCTGCCTCCTCGGCAAAGTCAGGCCACCGCTTCACGGCCGCCACGACCTGCTGGAGGATCTCCTCCGCACGACCGCGTTTGAGCGACGCGTTCCCGGCGCAGGCCCGGAAATCGTCGATCTGGAAATCATCGCGCTTGCCGTTGAGGGACATCTGGTGGGCATGCGTCCAGGTCCCCTTCGGGTTGTGGTTGTACGTCACGTCGAAGGCCGGGGACAACGCCCACGTTCCCCCTTTGTCCATCAGGAAAGCGATGTTCTTGACGTGGTCGTCCTGATTGCGGCCGACGACGTTGAAGGCCATACGCCGGAACTGCTCCTCGAGGCTCGCCATCGGCATCCCGAGTCTGCGCATGACGTGCAGGGCCTGCTCGTATGAATATGCGCCTGCTTGTTTGTAATCGAAATGCGCCATCGCGCATAAGGACTGCATATGTAGCTTATTGCCGGTGACCGTACGATCGAAGCGCCGGGTCATGAAATGGCTGCGGCCATTTTCCTGGAGCAGGCGGCACTCCATCATGTCGATTCCCGCGGCCTTCGCCATTTTATGATAGGCGTATTCGATCAGACCATAACCGACAGGATCCGCGAGTTCCTTGTCCCTGTTCCCCGACACACCGTCGAACTTCAAAATCCAGTGGGAAAAGCCACTATCCGCATCAATCTGCCCCGATCGCACCTCGTTCGTTACCGGATTCCAGGCGATGATGGCCTTCGCCCGGGCTCCCCCGGCCGAGGTGCCGACACGCAGGATCTCCTGGAGGGAATCCTGCCTGTTCACCGGTTCGAGAGAACCTGCGATTTGAAGTCCTCGGGTCAGGATCGCACTTGCGAGATCGACCATGGCCGCGACATCAAGCAACT
The bacterium DNA segment above includes these coding regions:
- a CDS encoding APC family permease, which translates into the protein MGARKPPSSPEEPESAGEPLSFPGRARRALFGSPKSLNDSSLFHRLTLVPFLAWIGLGADGLSSSAYGPDEAFRTLGEHTYLLLALALMTTVTVLVISAAYKRIIEEFPHGGGGYVVATKLLGEKVGVVSGCALLVDYVLTISVSIAAAGDAIFSFMPLAWHGVKPAAEVAFVLGLIVLNIRGVRESVMVLLPVFMVFLLTHAAAILGGVFAHAGQVPAVAAEVGGGFSRGMATLGLGGMAALLLKAYSMGGGTYTGIEAVSNGLPIMREPRAKTGRRTMSYMAASLSFTAAGLLVCYLLWRVSPVEGKTMNAVLFERLAGGLPFGTVLVWITLVSEGLLLVVAAQAGFIDGPRVLSNMALDNWVPRRFASLSGRLTTLNGIVLMGALALVVLLYTHGDLRSLVVMYSINVFLTFSLSMLAMTVWTLKSRASRRHWRRRLGIFVVGLLLCVTVLVVTTIEKFGEGGWVTIGVTALLLGLCFLVRSHYRLFGRKLAQLYREMAPVVAAVEERTPDALPPLDPSRPTAALLVAGYGGLGVHTMLTIKRAFAGHYRNLVVICVGVVDTGEFKGADALEALQARSDATVAKYVDLAERIGLPAVGRTALGTDVVDEAEKLCLEVAREFRDVTFFAGQVIFQRDQWYHHLLHNDTAFAIQKRLQWSGRTMVILPARVR
- a CDS encoding SagB/ThcOx family dehydrogenase; this translates as MKRANPRRKLFGSLGAAVLLAAILTTAAAAAEPATSANLAFVPDQNIVLPTPTMAGGMPLMTALASRHSSREFGPDPLPLQTLSDLLWAANGVNRPDSGKRTAATARNWQSLDVYVVMAAGTYRYEPAGHALVAVRPGDLRAATGAQPFVGEAAVNLVYVSDGAKMPGVEDPAQRALYDGTHAGIVAQNVYLFATSEGLGVVLRAMVDREALGTALGLAESQKVVMAQSVGHPKAGS
- a CDS encoding HipA domain-containing protein is translated as LLDVAAMVDLASAILTRGLQIAGSLEPVNRQDSLQEILRVGTSAGGARAKAIIAWNPVTNEVRSGQIDADSGFSHWILKFDGVSGNRDKELADPVGYGLIEYAYHKMAKAAGIDMMECRLLQENGRSHFMTRRFDRTVTGNKLHMQSLCAMAHFDYKQAGAYSYEQALHVMRRLGMPMASLEEQFRRMAFNVVGRNQDDHVKNIAFLMDKGGTWALSPAFDVTYNHNPKGTWTHAHQMSLNGKRDDFQIDDFRACAGNASLKRGRAEEILQQVVAAVKRWPDFAEEADVPRDIADRIQAAHRLDIL